The following proteins come from a genomic window of Mucinivorans hirudinis:
- a CDS encoding SusC/RagA family TonB-linked outer membrane protein: MNQNRYKKGWQRVVSCLAVAAIAMVTLTAQLERVLAAESSPVQPQQQTGTIKGTVKDATTSEALIGATVSIKGTNFAALTDVDGRYVLNYKGVANPVIMVEYIGYKVFEAAVEKRTEINIAMQEDVAQLEAVQVVGYGTQRKASVVGAISTMNIDNLVVPVANLSTQLAGQLAGVIGVTRSGEPGTGGDFYIRGIATFGANNKPLILVDGIERDIDLVDPEDIQTFSILKDASASAVYGVRGANGVVLITTKKGKEGRPVISVSGEAGLITPTKMPKLVNSVQFANAYNDARGEKYYSPDVIKMYENGTDPDLYPNVNWIDALFNQYAQNYKATMNVSGGGQVARYYIGGSFYNEGSIYKNDNQNDYKSAIDYNKFSFRANLDVNLFPKTILSLNLANIYTSRNAPATNDISNYENGRGQIWYYTFCSSPNAFPIKYSDGKLSSPAGSGFNPYNLLANSGYREDYWNAAQALIGLTHDFDGVVNGMKANIKFSWDSENNNALVYQQTPTLYSASGRDDFGDLIFNQLNSGSTTLGYAQGASGQRTTYLEASLTYENVFADKHRLGGLILYNSKVRNVMMSGSQIGSLPYKNQGIAARVTYSYDDRYFLEGNVGYNGSENFAPGKRFGLFPAGAIGWMATNEEFMQSTKNWLTMLKFKASYGIVGNDQIGGGRRFIYKETIVTNRPGYNFGSTPRDWYNPYGYAVGELPNPNVGWEEAKKFNLGIEATLFDKLTINADYFAEDRSGIFMQRRSIPDIAGISTQPWVNIGKMKNKGIDANLEFRDRAGDFYFTARANFTYAHNEVIDRDEPTPQYPYLSEVGKPWGQQFGLVSEGLFQSQEEINTSPSQFGILKPGDIKYRDINGDGKVDQLDRVAIGYTGTPEIIYGFGGTLQWKILDLGVFLQGAANTTRIISGGAIQPFSSANLSRSSFYEDIYYGYYSEQFERTTNALYPRLTEGPNNNNSQSSTFWQKDMSFLRLKSVELGVNLPKPWLQKMHLSNFRIYASGVNLLTFSKFKMWDPEMSVGQGDGYPPSQIINIGIKVTY; encoded by the coding sequence ATGAACCAAAATAGATATAAAAAAGGGTGGCAGAGAGTGGTTAGTTGCCTTGCTGTTGCTGCCATTGCTATGGTGACGCTGACCGCACAACTCGAAAGAGTATTAGCGGCAGAGAGTTCGCCTGTGCAGCCCCAGCAACAAACAGGTACGATTAAAGGTACCGTAAAAGATGCAACCACCAGCGAGGCACTTATCGGTGCTACGGTAAGCATCAAGGGGACAAACTTTGCCGCATTGACCGATGTTGATGGTCGTTACGTGCTCAACTACAAAGGGGTTGCAAATCCTGTAATTATGGTGGAGTACATCGGTTACAAAGTTTTTGAAGCAGCCGTTGAAAAAAGAACGGAAATAAACATAGCAATGCAAGAGGATGTTGCACAACTGGAAGCCGTTCAGGTTGTCGGTTACGGCACTCAACGTAAGGCGAGTGTGGTTGGTGCTATCTCTACGATGAACATTGACAATCTCGTTGTTCCCGTGGCAAACCTTTCGACTCAGTTGGCAGGTCAGCTAGCGGGTGTGATTGGTGTTACCCGTTCGGGTGAGCCGGGTACGGGTGGTGACTTCTATATCCGTGGTATCGCTACATTCGGTGCTAACAATAAACCACTGATTTTGGTGGACGGTATTGAACGTGATATTGACTTGGTGGACCCGGAAGATATTCAAACATTCTCCATCCTTAAGGACGCTTCGGCATCGGCTGTGTATGGTGTGCGCGGTGCGAATGGTGTGGTGCTTATCACCACCAAAAAAGGTAAGGAAGGACGCCCCGTTATCTCGGTTTCCGGTGAAGCAGGTTTGATTACGCCTACCAAAATGCCTAAGTTAGTCAATTCTGTGCAATTTGCCAATGCTTATAATGATGCTCGCGGTGAAAAATACTACTCTCCGGATGTTATCAAAATGTATGAAAACGGCACAGACCCAGACCTCTATCCCAACGTAAACTGGATTGACGCTCTGTTTAACCAATACGCTCAAAACTACAAAGCTACGATGAACGTGTCGGGTGGTGGTCAGGTGGCACGTTACTATATCGGCGGTTCGTTCTACAACGAAGGCTCTATCTATAAGAACGACAACCAAAATGACTATAAGTCGGCTATCGACTATAATAAGTTCAGCTTCCGCGCAAACTTGGATGTAAACCTGTTCCCAAAAACGATTCTTTCGTTGAACTTGGCTAACATCTACACATCGCGTAATGCTCCTGCTACCAACGATATCAGTAACTATGAGAATGGTCGCGGTCAGATTTGGTACTACACCTTCTGTTCCTCACCTAACGCATTCCCTATCAAATATTCGGACGGTAAGTTGTCTTCTCCTGCCGGTTCGGGCTTCAACCCTTACAACCTTTTGGCTAATAGCGGTTATCGCGAAGACTATTGGAATGCAGCTCAGGCTCTTATCGGTCTTACACACGATTTCGACGGTGTAGTAAATGGTATGAAAGCCAACATCAAATTCTCTTGGGACTCTGAGAATAACAACGCTTTGGTTTATCAACAGACTCCTACCTTGTACTCTGCGTCAGGTCGAGATGACTTTGGTGACCTTATCTTCAACCAACTCAATAGCGGTTCAACCACTTTGGGCTATGCTCAGGGAGCAAGCGGACAACGCACAACCTATTTGGAGGCATCGCTTACATACGAGAACGTCTTTGCAGACAAACATCGTTTAGGTGGTCTTATTCTCTACAACTCTAAGGTACGCAACGTGATGATGTCAGGCAGCCAAATCGGCTCACTTCCATACAAAAACCAAGGTATTGCTGCACGTGTAACCTACTCTTATGACGACCGTTATTTCCTTGAAGGTAACGTTGGTTACAACGGTTCTGAAAATTTTGCACCGGGCAAACGTTTCGGTCTCTTCCCCGCAGGAGCTATCGGCTGGATGGCAACTAACGAAGAGTTTATGCAATCCACGAAGAACTGGCTGACAATGTTGAAATTCAAGGCTTCATACGGTATAGTAGGTAACGACCAAATCGGCGGCGGTCGTCGTTTCATCTACAAGGAGACTATCGTAACTAACCGTCCGGGCTATAACTTCGGTTCTACTCCTCGCGATTGGTACAACCCATACGGTTATGCTGTGGGTGAACTTCCTAACCCTAACGTAGGTTGGGAAGAGGCGAAGAAATTCAACCTCGGTATTGAAGCAACTCTCTTTGATAAACTTACCATCAATGCTGACTACTTTGCAGAAGACCGTTCAGGTATCTTTATGCAACGCCGTTCAATTCCCGATATCGCAGGTATCTCTACTCAACCTTGGGTGAACATCGGTAAGATGAAAAACAAGGGTATTGATGCAAACCTCGAATTCCGCGACCGCGCGGGTGACTTCTACTTCACTGCACGTGCCAACTTCACTTATGCACACAATGAGGTAATCGACCGCGACGAACCCACTCCTCAATATCCATACTTGTCGGAGGTTGGAAAACCTTGGGGACAACAGTTCGGATTGGTTTCGGAAGGACTCTTCCAATCCCAAGAGGAGATAAACACATCGCCTAGTCAGTTCGGTATCCTAAAACCGGGCGACATCAAATATCGCGACATCAATGGTGATGGCAAGGTAGACCAACTCGACCGCGTGGCTATAGGTTACACAGGCACACCTGAAATCATCTACGGTTTCGGTGGTACGCTGCAATGGAAAATCCTCGATTTGGGTGTATTCCTCCAAGGTGCTGCTAATACAACACGCATCATCAGTGGTGGGGCAATCCAACCATTCTCCTCTGCTAACCTTAGCCGTTCTTCATTCTACGAAGATATATACTACGGATATTACAGCGAACAGTTCGAGCGCACTACCAATGCTCTCTATCCTCGTTTGACGGAGGGTCCTAACAATAACAACTCTCAATCCTCTACATTCTGGCAAAAAGATATGTCGTTCCTTCGCCTGAAGAGTGTTGAATTGGGCGTAAATCTGCCTAAACCTTGGTTGCAAAAGATGCACCTCTCTAATTTCCGTATCTATGCTTCGGGAGTAAACCTTTTGACCTTCTCTAAGTTCAAGATGTGGGACCCCGAAATGTCGGTTGGTCAGGGTGACGGATATCCACCTTCACAAATCATAAACATAGGTATCAAGGTTACTTACTAA
- a CDS encoding SusD family outer membrane protein, with protein sequence MYKRVKNMKTRINYILLTVAAALLTLTSCDKFLDVTNVEQMTFDKIWERQSTAEAYLATVYGYMPDHSNANGGEQAIFGVTDESSMSWPNYKGGPGTIANGTWGPSLVRLGGAGVNGTTGAGGTAWKPYYQGIREALIFMKNIDRVPDNEISAEQKTQYKWEARFLRAYYYASLMRFYGPVVLLGEEPLDPTASQEALSLPRNSWDECMSYVLSELNACANALPVERPSAQLGRPTRGAALATIARLTLYSARPLLNGNPMYANIANKDGKKLFPATADNNKWKTAADAAKAVIDMGVYDLYKSADGDPYKSYAGVFYTPVDATEPTTRWNSEIILGRNAGSGNMAIHLVPRGGVQSWGSYGGWGPTQQQVDAYAMNSGKYPITGYSSTGIPSIDPTSGYTENEWGTWQHPFDKGKAPRAYLSMYKNREPRFYVTVFWNADMWYQAYGQVAYFHTTGNSGPPEQDHARTGYLNRKWVPNSDSPRDGVYNTFSWPYIRYAEVLLNYIEALNEYSGPGNADIKKYWNMIRSRSGLPNIETVYPDIFNSKELVREYILKERRIELAFEGHRYFDTRTWMMKINGQSVDSGPMYGMNVAATNSDQGGAFWQRMNTETRVFRDAFYLLPISQDELNKNHNLVQNYGW encoded by the coding sequence ATGTATAAAAGAGTGAAAAATATGAAAACAAGAATTAATTATATATTGCTCACGGTGGCTGCGGCTCTGCTGACGCTGACATCCTGCGACAAGTTCCTTGATGTTACCAACGTAGAGCAGATGACTTTCGACAAGATATGGGAGCGTCAAAGTACTGCCGAAGCATATTTGGCTACCGTTTATGGCTATATGCCTGACCACTCTAATGCTAATGGTGGCGAGCAGGCAATTTTCGGTGTTACGGATGAATCTTCTATGTCTTGGCCTAACTACAAGGGTGGTCCCGGCACAATCGCAAACGGAACTTGGGGTCCTTCACTTGTCCGCTTGGGCGGTGCCGGTGTCAATGGTACTACCGGAGCAGGCGGTACAGCTTGGAAACCATACTATCAAGGTATACGCGAGGCTCTTATCTTTATGAAAAATATCGATAGAGTTCCCGACAACGAAATCAGCGCAGAACAAAAAACTCAGTACAAGTGGGAGGCGCGTTTCCTTCGTGCATACTACTACGCTTCGTTGATGCGATTCTACGGTCCTGTTGTACTTTTGGGTGAAGAGCCACTTGACCCTACAGCTTCGCAAGAGGCATTATCGCTTCCTCGCAACTCTTGGGATGAGTGTATGAGCTATGTTCTGTCGGAACTCAATGCTTGTGCAAATGCGCTTCCTGTGGAGCGCCCCTCGGCTCAACTTGGTCGTCCTACACGCGGTGCAGCTTTGGCTACTATTGCACGTTTGACACTCTACTCTGCTCGCCCTCTACTCAACGGCAATCCAATGTATGCTAATATCGCAAACAAAGATGGCAAAAAATTGTTCCCAGCTACGGCAGATAACAATAAGTGGAAAACGGCAGCAGATGCAGCTAAAGCAGTTATAGATATGGGAGTTTACGATTTGTACAAATCGGCTGACGGAGACCCATACAAATCTTATGCTGGCGTATTCTATACACCCGTTGATGCTACTGAACCTACAACTCGCTGGAACTCGGAAATTATCCTCGGTCGCAATGCAGGTTCGGGCAATATGGCAATCCACCTTGTACCTCGTGGCGGTGTGCAATCTTGGGGTTCATACGGCGGTTGGGGTCCCACCCAACAACAAGTTGATGCTTACGCAATGAACAGTGGTAAGTATCCTATCACAGGCTATTCAAGCACCGGTATTCCCAGTATTGACCCAACTTCTGGCTACACCGAAAATGAGTGGGGCACTTGGCAACACCCATTCGACAAGGGCAAAGCACCGCGAGCTTACCTATCTATGTACAAGAACCGCGAGCCACGCTTCTACGTAACAGTATTCTGGAATGCGGATATGTGGTATCAGGCTTATGGTCAAGTTGCTTACTTCCACACAACCGGTAATAGCGGTCCTCCCGAACAAGACCACGCACGCACGGGTTATCTCAATCGTAAGTGGGTGCCAAACTCGGACTCTCCGCGTGATGGTGTTTACAACACATTCTCTTGGCCTTACATTCGTTACGCAGAAGTTCTGTTGAACTACATTGAGGCTTTGAACGAATACTCAGGTCCCGGTAATGCGGATATTAAGAAGTACTGGAATATGATTCGTAGTCGTTCGGGTCTGCCCAATATCGAAACCGTATATCCTGACATCTTTAACAGCAAGGAGTTGGTACGCGAATATATCCTCAAAGAACGCCGTATTGAATTGGCATTCGAGGGGCATCGTTACTTCGACACACGTACTTGGATGATGAAAATCAATGGTCAATCTGTGGATTCAGGTCCTATGTACGGTATGAACGTGGCAGCGACAAACTCAGACCAAGGTGGTGCGTTCTGGCAACGTATGAACACCGAAACACGTGTTTTCCGTGATGCTTTCTATTTATTACCTATTTCTCAGGACGAGTTGAACAAAAACCACAACCTTGTTCAAAACTACGGCTGGTAA
- a CDS encoding putative galactose oxidase precursor, whose amino-acid sequence MKKAIFSLVGILALTLTGCQDNREANMSPNEVYIVNSNLVAADVYNTGYDEAYPIGVYKSGYVNETAYADITVSDAALAWYNATNSTNLKQLPADCYTIPFGKVDFLSNQVSGLYNIIFHNEKLIALGSDLKNYVIPLQLSKSNIQINYGKQYSIVSPVVKAAYVSMGRAGEIALQVDKNTKTLLADLPVSVQFKNNWNLSIDFASEKADFDKFNTTKGGALTLLPEGAYTYTPKVVMEQGKKSVINTVSIDKAKLSYAFYCLPVRITGTSMEKMVANPDAAVSYITINTLLPIPRNLWEVVGFSSESVNEGTNGPAKLVLDGNIDTFWHSEWGGENATSGKDNWITFDMGQEWILGAVSITPRQNNAGAQIGYVQVSNNASGPWTYVGNFATSGKTVDQTFPVAPTACRYFRLFLPANGLDPNGKTIVSNGAKTANGMMGEVSALGGPVE is encoded by the coding sequence ATGAAAAAAGCAATATTTTCATTAGTCGGTATCTTAGCCCTCACCCTGACGGGTTGTCAAGATAACCGCGAAGCCAATATGTCGCCCAATGAAGTATACATCGTAAACAGCAACTTGGTTGCAGCCGATGTATATAACACAGGGTACGATGAGGCATACCCAATCGGTGTATACAAAAGTGGATATGTTAATGAAACTGCCTATGCGGATATCACCGTATCGGACGCGGCATTGGCTTGGTACAACGCCACTAACAGCACCAATCTGAAGCAACTCCCTGCCGATTGCTACACAATTCCTTTCGGCAAGGTAGATTTTTTGAGTAATCAGGTAAGCGGACTATACAACATCATCTTCCACAATGAAAAGTTGATTGCACTGGGAAGTGATTTGAAAAATTATGTTATACCTTTGCAACTGAGCAAATCCAACATTCAAATCAACTACGGTAAACAATACTCCATAGTAAGTCCGGTTGTGAAAGCAGCCTACGTGAGCATGGGACGCGCCGGAGAGATAGCACTGCAGGTTGATAAAAACACCAAAACCCTCTTGGCTGACCTTCCTGTATCGGTTCAATTCAAGAATAATTGGAATCTGAGTATTGACTTTGCCTCTGAGAAAGCAGACTTCGACAAATTCAATACAACCAAAGGTGGTGCGCTAACACTCCTCCCCGAGGGGGCATACACCTATACTCCTAAGGTCGTAATGGAACAAGGCAAGAAAAGTGTCATAAACACAGTTTCCATCGACAAGGCTAAGCTATCTTACGCTTTCTACTGCCTGCCTGTACGTATTACAGGTACAAGTATGGAGAAGATGGTTGCCAATCCTGATGCTGCGGTATCTTACATCACAATCAATACTCTTCTTCCAATTCCACGTAACTTGTGGGAAGTGGTTGGCTTTAGCTCTGAATCTGTAAATGAAGGCACTAACGGTCCTGCGAAATTGGTACTTGACGGTAATATTGACACCTTCTGGCACTCTGAGTGGGGTGGCGAGAACGCTACCTCGGGTAAGGACAACTGGATAACGTTTGATATGGGTCAAGAGTGGATTTTGGGCGCAGTCTCTATTACTCCTCGCCAGAACAACGCGGGAGCACAAATCGGCTACGTTCAGGTATCTAATAATGCCTCAGGTCCTTGGACTTATGTTGGTAATTTTGCAACCTCGGGTAAAACCGTAGACCAAACATTCCCTGTGGCTCCGACTGCTTGTCGTTATTTCCGCCTATTCTTACCTGCAAATGGATTAGACCCCAATGGTAAGACTATAGTATCGAATGGCGCAAAAACCGCAAACGGTATGATGGGCGAGGTGAGCGCATTAGGTGGTCCTGTTGAATAA